In Acidobacteriota bacterium, the following proteins share a genomic window:
- a CDS encoding PD-(D/E)XK nuclease family protein encodes MKEPKLSPTPSNVYSFSRVKCFDQCPLRYRYRYLQGLKEAFRSIESHLGSKVHDILEWLYAERERGSEPDEAAMLERFADRWATGKDDSIAIVRVDDDEADYLQLGREMLCQFYGDTFARDRSLTLSLEQRLSVRLSNSIVFTGFADRVGRTEQGRLFVIDYKTSKTEGNGAEFSEGLQAPLYAACVLEQFDEEEALAGYHYLRHGTTRWQRVDRVRARQLMDRFLDLANEVEASGEFPARPGILCAWCGFNADCPAADVPDRFSGGLRLAQRESRRLF; translated from the coding sequence ATGAAGGAACCGAAACTCTCCCCGACACCAAGCAATGTCTACTCCTTTTCCCGAGTCAAATGCTTCGACCAGTGTCCCCTTCGCTACAGATACAGGTATCTCCAGGGCCTCAAGGAGGCCTTCCGCTCGATCGAGTCACACCTCGGTAGCAAAGTTCACGACATCCTCGAATGGCTGTATGCGGAACGCGAACGCGGATCGGAACCTGATGAAGCCGCGATGTTGGAACGGTTCGCGGACCGGTGGGCGACTGGAAAGGACGACTCGATTGCCATTGTCCGGGTCGATGACGACGAGGCAGACTACCTGCAGCTCGGCCGCGAAATGCTGTGCCAATTCTATGGCGATACCTTCGCCCGCGACCGCAGCCTCACGTTATCCCTTGAACAGCGCCTGTCGGTCCGGTTGTCGAACTCGATCGTTTTCACCGGTTTCGCTGACCGCGTCGGACGAACGGAGCAGGGTCGCCTCTTCGTAATCGACTACAAGACGTCAAAGACCGAGGGGAACGGCGCCGAGTTCTCCGAAGGGCTGCAGGCCCCTCTTTATGCCGCCTGCGTTCTCGAACAGTTCGACGAAGAAGAGGCGCTGGCCGGATACCACTACTTGCGCCACGGTACCACCCGCTGGCAGAGGGTAGACCGCGTGAGGGCCCGCCAGCTTATGGATCGTTTTCTCGACCTCGCCAATGAGGTCGAGGCATCCGGCGAGTTCCCCGCTCGACCGGGAATTCTCTGTGCGTGGTGCGGCTTCAACGCCGACTGCCCGGCGGCCGACGTCCCGGACCGATTCTCCGGCGGTTTGCGCCTTGCCCAACGGGAATCGCGCAGGCTGTTCTAA
- a CDS encoding superoxide dismutase [Fe] (SodB; iron binding; present under aerobic and anaerobic conditions; destroys free radicals): MAFELPDLPFANDALAPHISAETLAYHHGKHHRAYVDNLNRLVAGTEWEGSSLEEIVKKAEGGIFNNAAQVWNHTFYWFCLSPNGGGEPSAPLSASIDSTFGSFADFRERFTAAAATHFGSGWAWLVTEPSGDLAIVTTSNAGCPLRDGRKPLMTCDVWEHAYYIDYRNARPQYLEHFWELVNWDFVGSNL, from the coding sequence ATGGCTTTCGAGTTGCCCGATCTTCCGTTTGCGAACGACGCTCTCGCTCCGCACATCTCGGCCGAAACCCTTGCCTATCACCACGGCAAACATCACCGCGCCTACGTCGATAATCTCAACCGTCTGGTGGCGGGAACGGAGTGGGAGGGAAGCTCGCTCGAAGAGATCGTCAAGAAGGCGGAGGGCGGCATTTTCAATAACGCCGCCCAGGTCTGGAATCACACCTTCTACTGGTTCTGCCTGAGCCCGAACGGCGGGGGCGAGCCGTCGGCGCCCCTTTCGGCCAGCATCGATTCCACATTCGGGAGCTTCGCCGACTTTCGCGAGAGGTTCACCGCGGCGGCAGCTACCCATTTCGGATCGGGCTGGGCATGGCTGGTGACCGAGCCCTCGGGCGACCTCGCCATCGTCACCACCAGCAACGCCGGTTGCCCATTGCGCGACGGGCGGAAGCCGCTCATGACCTGCGATGTCTGGGAGCACGCCTACTACATCGATTACCGGAACGCCCGGCCGCAGTATCTCGAGCACTTCTGGGAGCTTGTGAACTGGGATTTCGTCGGCTCGAATCTGTGA
- a CDS encoding Hsp20/alpha crystallin family protein, giving the protein MVMLTRWNPANGSTQFAQGMERLFDEMVGRGLWRDTEERPLRGNWVPAINILEREDAMVITADLPGLSAEDVEVTVEEGTLSLRGERRLEEAGEGEIYHRVERLYGVFERTFTLPNSIDVDKIEARFNNGEMVLTLPKREESKPRSVKIKVES; this is encoded by the coding sequence ATGGTTATGCTGACACGTTGGAATCCGGCGAATGGCTCGACGCAGTTTGCGCAGGGCATGGAGCGACTGTTCGACGAAATGGTCGGGCGCGGTCTGTGGAGGGACACGGAAGAGCGCCCTCTGCGCGGAAACTGGGTGCCCGCCATCAACATCCTCGAACGCGAGGATGCGATGGTGATCACCGCCGACCTTCCCGGCCTCTCGGCCGAGGACGTCGAGGTGACAGTTGAAGAGGGAACCCTCTCGCTGCGGGGCGAACGTCGGCTCGAAGAGGCGGGTGAGGGTGAGATCTACCACCGCGTCGAAAGGCTCTACGGGGTCTTTGAACGCACCTTCACGCTTCCCAACTCGATCGACGTCGACAAGATCGAAGCCCGTTTCAACAATGGTGAGATGGTTCTCACACTGCCGAAGCGCGAGGAGTCCAAGCCCCGCTCGGTGAAGATCAAGGTCGAGAGCTGA
- a CDS encoding MFS transporter: protein MHPLARLISAYRASFSGLSRDVWLLAGALLVNRSGTMVLPFLSLYLTHDLGLPTARAGLVIGCFGLGSMVGSYLGGWLSDRMDPLKVQELSLFLSGVGFLVFIRLESLPSLIAGVFSLAVISDAFRPALMAAVAHSSGTENRARAFALIRLAANLGMAVGPAVAGMLAAYGYGWIFVGDALTCWAAAVMLLITFKPGSVARTLERNRDKNSDDSPWRDPPFLALMFLVILLAMTFFQVWSTVPLYLQSFFGMTERQIGLLLALNAGLIVATEMLLVRAVEGHDRMRVVGLGALMVCAGLALLPFGPWSFVAVLSMIVLTFGEMLSMPFTNAVVAERAGSGSVGRYMGAFSLAFSTAFVLGPIAGTAIYQNLGPETLWLGIGTLGIVLVFAFASLSGPIRKPL, encoded by the coding sequence ATGCATCCGCTCGCACGCCTGATATCCGCCTACCGCGCCTCGTTCTCGGGGCTTTCACGTGACGTGTGGCTTCTCGCCGGCGCTCTACTGGTCAACCGCTCGGGAACCATGGTGTTGCCGTTCCTCTCGCTCTACCTGACCCACGATCTCGGGCTCCCCACGGCTCGCGCTGGCCTGGTCATAGGGTGTTTCGGCCTCGGTTCGATGGTCGGATCCTATCTCGGCGGCTGGCTCTCCGACCGCATGGATCCGTTGAAAGTCCAGGAGCTATCGCTTTTTCTCAGCGGCGTTGGATTCCTGGTATTCATCCGGCTTGAGAGTCTACCCTCGCTGATCGCCGGCGTCTTCTCGTTGGCGGTCATTTCGGACGCGTTTCGGCCCGCCCTGATGGCGGCGGTCGCCCATAGCAGCGGAACCGAAAACCGAGCACGAGCTTTTGCACTGATTCGGCTCGCCGCCAATCTCGGGATGGCGGTAGGTCCAGCCGTTGCGGGAATGCTCGCCGCCTACGGATACGGCTGGATTTTCGTTGGCGATGCCCTCACCTGCTGGGCCGCCGCGGTCATGCTCTTGATCACGTTCAAGCCGGGCTCGGTCGCGCGAACACTCGAGAGAAACCGAGACAAGAACAGTGACGATTCTCCTTGGCGGGATCCGCCGTTCCTGGCTCTGATGTTCCTGGTGATTCTGCTCGCTATGACGTTCTTTCAGGTGTGGTCGACCGTGCCACTCTATTTGCAGTCGTTCTTCGGAATGACGGAACGGCAGATCGGCCTTTTGCTGGCGCTCAACGCCGGCCTCATCGTTGCTACTGAGATGCTCCTCGTACGGGCAGTCGAGGGTCACGACCGGATGCGCGTGGTCGGGCTCGGAGCGCTCATGGTCTGCGCCGGACTCGCTCTCCTCCCATTCGGGCCCTGGAGCTTCGTCGCCGTCCTGTCGATGATCGTCTTGACATTCGGCGAGATGCTCTCCATGCCTTTCACAAACGCAGTCGTTGCAGAGCGGGCCGGTTCCGGGTCCGTCGGTCGATACATGGGCGCCTTCTCACTCGCCTTCTCCACCGCTTTCGTGCTCGGTCCGATTGCCGGCACGGCCATATACCAGAACCTCGGTCCCGAGACTCTGTGGCTTGGAATCGGCACTCTCGGTATCGTGCTCGTCTTCGCCTTTGCCTCCCTCTCCGGTCCGATTCGCAAGCCCCTCTGA
- the galT gene encoding galactose-1-phosphate uridylyltransferase, with protein sequence MATVSFLWHLHQPAYRTADGLSHAPWAAVHAGGAYTTLARAIETTGATGQTLNIVPTLLEQLVAYDRETVTDPVVAAFLTPTEDLEGAQKEILVSWGFHVNSRQLGRYPRLAELSQLRGDHSGRSLPLSLPSTGDLRDLQILFVLAHAGEQAWTDERLLPLYERGGHFSYEDHRRMADWFRAQPGELIDLWRRIADLPGVEISTSPFAHPIMPLLIDTGIVQESWSPHPSPSVPEFRHPEDAHWQLEEGLSFMHRHGFNTVGCWPPEGSVSEEAVAIYGEAGVRWLVADEGILERSLDRPLRNGQRTSDELYRSWRLGSGGPVLFFRDRALSDAIGFEYGGWDDEGRAAESLLRRIEEIAHDLPEEACIVIALDGENPWLHFPEGGGRFLRDLMDRLNHDRHGVRPETLEKISDAAEPSTLDRLHPGSWINSIFATWIGHPEKTRAWEVLASVREAIGQKGGDRPPSLLLAEGSDWFWWLGDDNPTDLAPLYDLIYRRHLADACEQAGITPPLDLDRPLKAVVETEAKGPTSMSELRFCPVKHRWTIIAPERSHRPGEGVLSDTSEPIDATEDPFARGNEALTATEIFRLPVGDDDWQVRVFANSYPALRVEGEVLRRAVGLNDTVSGVGAHEVIVETPESGKELADLSVDEVQLVLEAYRARLIDLRRDPRLRHVLIFKNKGAEAGASVNHAHSQLIATPIIPTLVVQELNSCREHFSRRERCLFCDLIGQEQRLAERICLEHDHFIAVAPFAASSPFETWILPKEHRHDFAQSRHDELRALATILLDLLRRVRALLEDPPFNLVLHTAPNPHPRPGRPDFWSTIEHDYHWHFEFAPRTSRLAGFEWGSGYTINPTPPEESARLLSETDPDDC encoded by the coding sequence ATGGCGACAGTCTCATTCCTGTGGCATCTCCATCAGCCCGCCTACCGCACCGCCGATGGGCTTTCACACGCACCCTGGGCCGCGGTTCATGCCGGCGGTGCCTACACCACCCTCGCCCGCGCAATCGAGACCACAGGCGCGACCGGCCAGACCCTCAACATCGTGCCTACCCTTCTCGAGCAGCTTGTGGCATATGACCGCGAGACGGTTACAGATCCTGTCGTTGCAGCTTTCCTGACCCCAACCGAAGACCTCGAGGGTGCGCAGAAGGAAATCCTCGTCTCATGGGGGTTTCACGTCAACTCCCGCCAGCTCGGCCGCTATCCGAGACTGGCCGAGCTCTCGCAGCTCCGAGGGGACCACAGCGGCAGGAGCCTCCCCCTCAGCCTCCCGAGTACGGGCGACCTGCGCGACCTGCAGATTCTCTTCGTGCTCGCCCACGCGGGCGAACAAGCCTGGACCGATGAGCGTCTTTTGCCGTTGTATGAGCGCGGGGGGCATTTCAGCTATGAGGATCATCGACGGATGGCCGATTGGTTTCGTGCCCAACCAGGCGAGTTGATCGATCTCTGGCGGCGCATCGCGGATCTGCCAGGGGTGGAGATCTCGACCAGTCCCTTTGCCCACCCGATCATGCCATTGTTGATCGATACCGGCATCGTCCAGGAGAGCTGGTCTCCGCACCCGTCGCCCTCGGTGCCAGAGTTCCGTCATCCGGAAGATGCGCACTGGCAGCTCGAAGAAGGTCTTTCCTTCATGCACCGACATGGATTCAACACCGTCGGTTGCTGGCCGCCCGAAGGATCGGTATCGGAAGAGGCAGTTGCAATCTATGGAGAAGCAGGAGTGCGATGGCTGGTAGCCGACGAGGGGATCCTCGAACGCAGTCTCGACCGGCCGTTGCGAAACGGTCAACGGACTTCGGACGAGCTCTACCGTAGTTGGCGCCTCGGAAGCGGTGGCCCCGTGCTGTTCTTCCGCGACCGGGCCCTGTCCGACGCCATCGGCTTCGAGTATGGCGGGTGGGACGACGAGGGCCGAGCTGCAGAATCGCTGTTGCGGAGAATCGAGGAGATCGCCCACGATCTCCCGGAAGAGGCATGCATCGTGATCGCCCTCGATGGGGAGAACCCGTGGCTCCACTTTCCGGAGGGCGGCGGGAGATTCCTCAGAGATCTCATGGATCGGCTCAACCACGATCGGCACGGGGTCCGACCCGAGACTCTGGAAAAGATCAGCGATGCAGCCGAGCCCTCAACCCTCGACCGGCTCCACCCGGGTTCGTGGATCAACTCGATATTCGCAACGTGGATCGGGCATCCCGAGAAGACCCGAGCCTGGGAGGTCCTGGCCTCCGTGCGGGAAGCGATCGGGCAAAAGGGAGGGGACCGGCCTCCCTCGCTCCTCCTCGCCGAAGGCTCCGACTGGTTCTGGTGGCTCGGCGATGACAACCCGACCGACCTCGCCCCCCTCTACGATCTGATCTATCGCCGCCACCTTGCGGATGCGTGCGAGCAGGCGGGCATCACCCCCCCGCTCGACCTCGACCGGCCGTTGAAAGCCGTCGTCGAGACTGAGGCGAAAGGACCGACCTCCATGTCCGAGCTTCGATTCTGTCCGGTCAAGCACCGATGGACGATCATCGCGCCCGAACGAAGCCATCGCCCCGGGGAGGGTGTTCTCTCAGACACCAGCGAGCCAATCGATGCGACTGAGGATCCATTTGCCCGTGGCAATGAGGCGCTGACGGCGACGGAGATATTCAGGCTGCCGGTCGGCGACGATGACTGGCAGGTGCGGGTCTTCGCCAACTCCTACCCCGCGCTGAGGGTCGAAGGCGAGGTCCTCCGTAGAGCCGTCGGTCTCAACGACACGGTCAGCGGCGTCGGAGCGCACGAGGTCATCGTCGAAACCCCCGAGTCCGGCAAGGAGCTGGCGGATCTGAGTGTGGACGAGGTGCAGCTCGTGCTCGAAGCCTATCGGGCACGGCTGATCGATCTCCGCCGCGATCCCCGTCTGCGGCACGTACTGATCTTCAAGAACAAGGGGGCCGAGGCTGGGGCGTCGGTCAATCACGCGCACTCGCAGCTCATCGCCACACCGATCATCCCGACTTTGGTGGTCCAGGAGCTCAACTCCTGCCGCGAACATTTCAGCAGACGGGAGCGCTGTCTGTTTTGCGACCTGATTGGCCAGGAGCAGCGACTCGCCGAGCGGATCTGCCTCGAGCATGACCACTTCATCGCAGTCGCTCCGTTTGCGGCCTCGTCGCCGTTCGAGACCTGGATCCTGCCGAAGGAGCATCGCCACGATTTCGCCCAGTCGAGACACGACGAGCTCCGCGCGCTGGCAACCATCCTGCTCGATC
- a CDS encoding DEAD/DEAH box helicase encodes MTSDPTPGRKNSRSGLFEIHTGEVLGKLPRGIAERGYHLYQDRKVAKITWTGEDLESELISPASTVRISDVGKSAFASCSCSLCGELDIPCFHATATLLQWMDIRSTMQRLGPGAMWRANSRHPFISPGRSAAERVDLSHLTGQDLRSALELQLSLQKTGTAIARLEGNDVEIRIALPSGDTRLVFFTASNLPGALPMLRSLPTIRLEGELADLELSEARLRPVLTSIWDDQGIILEPGYRLGSGQVFTNAGLNGRIHGRWARIGNHLCRLLDPATPLVPFHRQGRRLLKGKDALRFLNLDHPQLRQHSWYLPQGQLASFRQPQLPTPISFEAESTPNGKVRVRTRYEVAGAEIPWAEALELTESGFTRIGETIVRAPDTVFLQELGFKMPKRRRDLGMLGSRIAFIRLVAETGLPVKGPDEELRELADVLQGRAGQELVSPPGLRSQLRPYQASGVAWLWSRYLVGVGALLADDMGLGKTHQVMGILCLLFDRDPNAQTLVVCPRGVLEHWYTLLGRFAPHLPVRLFHGPSRTLKGFNRGGIVLTTYDILFRSTDELVERDWAVAVFDEAQRIKNPRTKAARAARKIPSKFRLALTGTPLENRLLELWSVVDLILPGYLGSEREFRANHRDPTHHQLHVLRQRLGVITLRRVKDQVLADLPEKFEDIRYCHLLPSQEAIYRSIHRSRSREIIDLLREEEAEIPYMHIFALLTRLKQVCDHPALVEGEGAAAGESAKTEILDEILDEALDGGLQVVVFSQYVKMIELMSSHLDRRKIDHLVLTGESRDRGRIVRRFNSEQHERVLLASLLAGGVGIDLTGASVVLHYDRWWNPAKENQATDRVHRIGQRRFVQVFKLITRNTIEERIDELIRTKVDLMERVVAPTEDFISSLGRDELIGLLDLEDPVDAP; translated from the coding sequence ATGACGTCCGACCCCACCCCCGGCCGGAAGAACTCCCGGTCAGGACTGTTCGAAATCCACACCGGCGAGGTGCTCGGCAAGCTGCCGCGAGGGATCGCGGAGCGCGGCTACCACCTTTATCAGGATCGAAAGGTCGCCAAAATTACCTGGACTGGTGAGGATCTCGAATCCGAATTGATCTCTCCGGCCTCCACGGTCAGAATTTCGGATGTCGGCAAGAGCGCCTTCGCATCGTGCTCGTGCTCACTGTGTGGCGAGCTCGACATACCCTGCTTCCACGCCACAGCAACACTTCTTCAGTGGATGGACATTCGTTCCACCATGCAACGACTCGGTCCGGGCGCCATGTGGCGCGCCAACTCCCGGCACCCGTTCATTTCGCCAGGGCGCTCGGCCGCAGAAAGGGTCGACCTCAGCCATTTGACCGGCCAGGATCTTCGTTCGGCCCTGGAATTGCAGCTCTCGCTGCAGAAGACCGGAACCGCGATTGCACGTCTCGAGGGAAATGACGTCGAGATTCGAATTGCTCTTCCATCCGGGGACACACGCCTCGTGTTCTTCACCGCCTCCAATCTCCCCGGCGCATTGCCGATGCTTCGGTCTCTGCCGACCATTCGCCTCGAGGGTGAGCTTGCCGATCTCGAGCTGTCAGAAGCACGCCTGCGACCGGTGCTCACCTCGATCTGGGACGATCAGGGGATCATCCTCGAGCCCGGCTATCGCCTCGGATCCGGCCAAGTTTTCACCAACGCGGGCCTCAACGGCCGCATCCACGGACGATGGGCCCGAATCGGAAATCACCTCTGTCGATTGCTCGATCCAGCCACACCTCTGGTGCCCTTCCACCGCCAGGGCCGAAGGTTACTCAAGGGTAAAGACGCGTTACGTTTCCTGAATCTCGACCACCCTCAGCTTCGCCAGCATTCCTGGTATCTGCCCCAGGGGCAACTCGCCAGTTTTCGCCAACCGCAGCTGCCGACACCGATTTCATTCGAAGCCGAGAGCACGCCGAACGGCAAGGTCAGGGTGAGGACACGGTACGAGGTCGCCGGTGCCGAGATCCCGTGGGCCGAAGCTCTGGAACTGACCGAAAGTGGATTCACCCGAATCGGCGAAACCATCGTTCGCGCCCCGGACACGGTCTTCTTGCAGGAACTCGGTTTCAAGATGCCGAAGCGGCGCCGCGACCTCGGCATGCTGGGCAGTCGCATCGCGTTCATCCGCCTGGTGGCCGAAACCGGCCTGCCAGTCAAAGGCCCGGACGAAGAACTCCGCGAGCTGGCGGACGTCCTGCAGGGACGAGCCGGGCAGGAGCTTGTCTCGCCACCCGGCCTCCGCTCGCAGCTTCGGCCATACCAGGCGTCAGGCGTAGCGTGGCTGTGGAGCCGTTACCTGGTCGGAGTCGGTGCCCTGCTGGCCGACGACATGGGCCTCGGCAAGACGCATCAGGTCATGGGCATCCTGTGCCTCCTGTTCGACCGCGATCCCAACGCCCAGACCCTCGTTGTCTGCCCCCGTGGCGTTCTCGAGCACTGGTACACGCTTCTCGGTCGATTTGCGCCCCACCTTCCGGTCAGGTTGTTTCACGGACCCTCTCGAACCCTCAAGGGATTCAATCGTGGCGGAATCGTCCTGACAACCTATGACATCCTCTTCCGCTCGACCGACGAGCTGGTCGAGCGGGACTGGGCAGTGGCAGTCTTCGACGAGGCCCAGCGAATCAAGAATCCGCGCACCAAGGCGGCACGTGCAGCCCGCAAGATCCCCTCGAAGTTCCGCCTTGCCCTCACCGGCACTCCGCTCGAGAATCGCCTTCTCGAGCTGTGGTCGGTGGTAGATCTCATCCTCCCCGGTTATCTGGGATCGGAGCGGGAATTCCGAGCCAATCATCGCGATCCCACGCACCACCAACTCCACGTCCTTCGACAGCGGCTCGGCGTCATCACTCTCCGGAGGGTCAAGGACCAGGTGCTCGCAGACCTGCCGGAAAAGTTCGAGGACATCCGCTACTGCCATCTGCTACCCAGTCAAGAGGCCATCTATCGAAGTATTCACCGATCGCGATCACGAGAAATCATCGACCTGCTGCGCGAGGAAGAGGCGGAGATCCCCTACATGCACATTTTCGCTCTTCTGACGCGGCTCAAGCAGGTGTGTGACCACCCGGCGCTCGTCGAAGGGGAGGGGGCAGCCGCAGGCGAATCTGCGAAGACGGAAATCCTCGACGAGATTCTCGACGAAGCGCTCGACGGCGGTCTTCAGGTGGTGGTCTTCTCCCAGTACGTCAAGATGATCGAGCTCATGTCCAGCCACCTCGACCGAAGGAAGATCGATCACCTGGTGCTGACCGGGGAAAGCCGTGATCGCGGTCGGATCGTTCGCCGTTTCAATTCGGAGCAGCACGAAAGGGTTCTCCTTGCGAGCTTGCTCGCCGGTGGAGTTGGGATCGATCTCACCGGTGCCTCGGTGGTCCTTCACTATGATAGGTGGTGGAATCCCGCGAAAGAAAACCAAGCCACCGATCGAGTCCACAGAATCGGCCAGCGCCGCTTCGTTCAGGTTTTCAAGCTCATCACCCGTAACACCATCGAGGAACGAATTGACGAGCTCATTCGCACCAAAGTCGACCTCATGGAGAGAGTCGTCGCTCCAACCGAGGACTTCATCTCGAGTCTCGGGCGGGATGAACTTATCGGCCTTCTGGACCTCGAAGACCCAGTCGACGCCCCGTAA
- a CDS encoding Nif3-like dinuclear metal center hexameric protein, whose translation MDLLQLVAELDELLEAEGTADYCPNGLQVEGAPEVERIVTAVSASRALFAEAIDRQADAIIVHHGILWNASEAQRIIGSFRERIRLLLENRISLIAYHLPLDRHLELGNAAQLARRLGLEELEGFGMHQGAPAGVCGVFPQAVEANEFFSAIAEICDREPQVFPGGDRIVSSVGVVTGGAQREYHQAVASGLDAYVTGEATEWVMHQAAEDGVHYVAAGHYATEKFGVRALGRWIVDHHGLDVEFVDIPNPV comes from the coding sequence GTGGACCTTCTTCAACTCGTAGCCGAACTTGACGAGCTTCTGGAAGCCGAGGGCACCGCCGATTACTGCCCCAACGGGCTGCAGGTCGAAGGCGCGCCCGAGGTTGAGCGGATCGTCACCGCGGTCTCCGCGTCGCGTGCCCTCTTCGCCGAGGCGATTGACCGCCAAGCAGACGCCATAATCGTGCATCACGGCATCCTGTGGAACGCTTCCGAGGCACAACGGATCATCGGTTCCTTTCGCGAACGGATCCGTCTTCTGCTGGAAAACCGCATTTCACTGATCGCCTACCACCTGCCGCTGGATCGTCACCTCGAGCTCGGCAACGCCGCCCAGCTCGCACGCAGGCTCGGTCTCGAGGAGCTTGAGGGCTTCGGCATGCACCAGGGAGCCCCGGCCGGGGTGTGTGGAGTCTTCCCGCAGGCGGTGGAGGCCAATGAGTTCTTCTCCGCCATCGCTGAAATCTGCGATCGAGAGCCCCAGGTCTTTCCGGGCGGGGATCGGATCGTGTCTTCTGTCGGCGTCGTGACCGGAGGCGCTCAGCGGGAGTACCACCAGGCGGTGGCTTCAGGGCTCGACGCTTACGTAACCGGCGAGGCCACCGAGTGGGTCATGCACCAGGCAGCAGAGGACGGCGTGCACTACGTCGCAGCCGGCCACTATGCAACTGAGAAATTTGGCGTCAGGGCGCTCGGACGGTGGATCGTCGATCACCACGGGCTGGATGTGGAGTTTGTGGATATACCCAATCCAGTCTGA
- a CDS encoding patatin-like phospholipase family protein: protein MTDKRIAIALGAGAAKGLAHVGVLRGLEEDGVEVAAIAGTSMGSIVGALHASGMAAAELEAVFASVDWKRLTRIIVRSVGGAAFRDLVQETIGRGMVEDLAIPYAAVACNLQSGEEVVLSRGRLADAVLASSSIPGLLPPSVIEGVTLVDGGIVTPVPVTAAAEMGHAPVLAVNVLRPSSPRSSVSPVIRRLIRGAAPTPLLKHIEKFIAEHPLPKGRVGRDSQNRLGTVMRSFHIMQNHLAVKGEQAALLIEPQVGQIGWFEFERAPEIMAAGYEAYREAGGVSAVL, encoded by the coding sequence GTGACCGACAAACGCATCGCAATCGCCCTCGGGGCAGGCGCCGCCAAGGGCCTCGCCCACGTGGGCGTTCTTCGCGGTCTCGAGGAGGATGGGGTCGAGGTGGCAGCGATAGCCGGAACCTCGATGGGCTCGATCGTCGGTGCGCTCCATGCGAGCGGTATGGCCGCCGCAGAGCTGGAGGCGGTGTTTGCGTCGGTTGACTGGAAAAGACTCACCCGGATCATCGTCCGTTCGGTTGGAGGCGCCGCGTTTCGAGACTTGGTGCAGGAGACCATCGGCCGAGGAATGGTGGAAGACCTTGCGATACCGTATGCGGCGGTTGCCTGCAATCTTCAAAGCGGGGAGGAAGTCGTCCTGTCGCGAGGACGGTTGGCGGACGCGGTGCTCGCATCTTCATCGATTCCGGGCCTTCTCCCGCCGAGTGTCATTGAGGGCGTGACCCTGGTCGATGGCGGCATCGTGACCCCGGTCCCGGTCACCGCCGCGGCTGAAATGGGTCACGCGCCGGTCCTGGCGGTCAACGTCCTCCGACCGTCGTCGCCGCGAAGCTCTGTCAGTCCGGTCATCAGACGGCTGATTCGGGGTGCCGCTCCGACTCCTCTCCTCAAGCACATCGAGAAGTTCATCGCCGAGCATCCATTGCCGAAGGGACGAGTTGGTCGGGATTCCCAGAACCGGCTTGGTACCGTAATGCGCTCGTTCCACATTATGCAGAACCACCTCGCGGTGAAGGGTGAGCAAGCGGCCTTGCTCATCGAACCCCAAGTAGGTCAGATCGGGTGGTTCGAGTTCGAGCGCGCACCCGAGATCATGGCCGCAGGTTATGAGGCCTATCGCGAAGCCGGTGGTGTCTCAGCCGTACTCTGA